One window of Cellulomonas shaoxiangyii genomic DNA carries:
- a CDS encoding putative protein N(5)-glutamine methyltransferase yields the protein MHARDATGAPPPGAPSPGPAPARLASVVTRLRAAGCVFAEDEAALLLAAALAAGRHGTTAADGTVRTAPSPATADEVLEGLVARRVTGEPLETVLGWVGFAGLRLAVGAGVFVPRRRTELLARTAVRLARGARPSPVVVEACCGVAPVATLVAHEVPGADVHAADLDPAATGWAARNLAGRGRVWTGDLLDPLPGTLRGRVDVLVANAPYVPHAAIATMPPEAREHEPHVALDGGPDGVAVQRRLLAAAPAWVRAGGHVLVETSVRQAPLTRAACPPGWTVDVLRDDDVDGTVVVARRPG from the coding sequence GTGCACGCACGCGACGCGACCGGCGCCCCACCGCCCGGCGCACCGTCCCCGGGCCCTGCGCCGGCGCGGCTCGCGTCGGTCGTCACCCGCCTGCGCGCGGCCGGGTGCGTGTTCGCGGAGGACGAGGCCGCGCTGCTGCTCGCGGCGGCGCTGGCGGCGGGGCGGCACGGGACGACGGCCGCCGACGGCACGGTCCGCACGGCGCCCTCCCCCGCCACGGCCGACGAGGTCCTCGAGGGCCTGGTCGCGCGGCGCGTCACCGGCGAGCCGCTGGAGACGGTGCTGGGCTGGGTCGGGTTCGCGGGGCTGCGGCTGGCGGTGGGCGCCGGGGTGTTCGTGCCGCGCCGCCGCACCGAGCTGCTCGCGCGCACCGCGGTGCGACTGGCCCGTGGTGCCCGCCCGTCGCCCGTGGTGGTCGAGGCCTGCTGCGGCGTCGCTCCCGTCGCGACGCTCGTGGCGCACGAGGTGCCGGGCGCCGACGTGCACGCGGCGGACCTGGACCCCGCGGCCACGGGGTGGGCGGCCCGCAACCTGGCGGGCCGTGGCCGCGTGTGGACGGGCGACCTCCTCGACCCGCTCCCCGGCACCCTGCGGGGGCGGGTCGACGTGCTCGTCGCGAACGCGCCCTACGTGCCCCACGCCGCGATCGCGACCATGCCGCCCGAGGCGCGCGAGCACGAGCCGCACGTGGCGCTCGACGGCGGTCCGGACGGCGTCGCGGTGCAGCGCCGGCTGCTCGCGGCCGCGCCGGCGTGGGTGCGAGCCGGCGGGCACGTGCTGGTGGAGACGAGCGTGCGGCAGGCGCCGCTCACGCGCGCGGCGTGCCCGCCCGGCTGGACGGTCGACGTGCTGCGCGACGACGACGTGGACGGCACGGTCGTCGTGGCGCGGCGGCCGGGCTGA
- a CDS encoding endo-1,4-beta-xylanase: MSPARPAPVTPRSTVALVAAAVVAVLVAAGALAATLAAPARAASPAVVLSSDFETGTDGWGPRGGAVTVATTTEDGPRGDRSLLVQGRTEWWDGAAVPVTDVFEPGTTYTIGLWLKLPGDGPAPADLRVSVQRDVDGVASYDTVATVTGVTGEWQQVLATYTPGPFDTASLYVESTSSRTDVMLDDVLVTGVRYTPDLSVPSVAEAVAGSFPFGIAVEPQDTLGGRGELLAHHAVQITPGNQLKPDAVQPTEGTFTFGAADGLVDYALEHGMRVYGHTLLWHQQTPAWFFQGADGSPLTTSAADQALLRERLRTHIEAVADHYRETYGEYGTAGNPVFAFDVVNEVIDESQPDGLRRSEWYRVLGPSYVADAFRYAREAFGPEVLLFINDYNSEYPDKRAPYLRLVTDLLAQGVPVDGVGHQLHVEVGRSIAMIEDTIEAFEALDVTQAVTELDVSTYRDAGESWGAPPADRLLEQGYYYRDVFAMLERHASSLTSVTVWGLEDSRTWLRAGAAPLLFDGALQVKPAYWGIVDPSRIEPTPTPTVTPTRTPTPTPTPTPTPTPTVTPTPTPTPTVTRTPTPTPTPTPTPSATCRVAYTTHDWSTGFTAGVRITHTGTVPLDGWSLTFTFPGGQRVTQGWSATWSQAGATVTATNAAWNGALRPGASVDIGFNGTHGGANPRPTSFALDGTPCTVA, encoded by the coding sequence ATGTCGCCCGCCCGTCCCGCACCCGTGACCCCGCGGTCGACGGTCGCCCTCGTCGCGGCGGCCGTCGTGGCCGTCCTCGTCGCGGCCGGCGCGCTCGCCGCGACGCTCGCCGCCCCGGCCCGTGCGGCGTCGCCGGCCGTGGTGCTGTCGAGCGACTTCGAGACCGGCACGGACGGTTGGGGGCCGCGCGGGGGCGCGGTCACCGTCGCGACGACGACCGAGGACGGGCCGCGCGGGGACCGGAGCCTGCTCGTGCAGGGCCGGACCGAGTGGTGGGACGGTGCGGCCGTCCCCGTGACGGACGTGTTCGAGCCGGGCACGACCTACACGATCGGGCTGTGGCTCAAGCTGCCCGGGGACGGCCCGGCGCCGGCCGACCTGCGGGTGTCCGTGCAGCGGGACGTCGACGGGGTGGCGTCCTACGACACGGTCGCCACCGTGACCGGCGTGACCGGCGAGTGGCAGCAGGTGCTCGCGACCTACACGCCCGGCCCGTTCGACACGGCGTCCCTGTACGTCGAGTCCACCTCGTCCCGCACCGACGTCATGCTCGACGACGTGCTGGTCACGGGCGTGCGGTACACGCCCGACCTGTCGGTGCCGTCCGTGGCCGAGGCCGTCGCCGGCTCCTTCCCCTTCGGCATCGCGGTCGAGCCGCAGGACACCCTCGGCGGCCGCGGCGAGCTCCTGGCCCACCACGCGGTGCAGATCACCCCGGGCAACCAGCTGAAGCCCGACGCGGTGCAGCCGACCGAGGGGACGTTCACGTTCGGTGCCGCCGACGGGCTCGTCGACTACGCGCTCGAGCACGGCATGCGCGTCTACGGCCACACCCTGCTGTGGCACCAGCAGACCCCCGCGTGGTTCTTCCAGGGCGCCGACGGGTCCCCGCTGACGACGTCCGCGGCGGACCAGGCGCTGCTGCGCGAGCGGCTGCGCACCCACATCGAGGCCGTCGCCGACCACTACCGGGAGACGTACGGCGAGTACGGCACGGCCGGCAACCCGGTCTTCGCGTTCGACGTCGTCAACGAGGTGATCGACGAGAGCCAGCCGGACGGACTGCGCCGCAGCGAGTGGTACCGCGTGCTCGGCCCGTCCTACGTCGCCGACGCGTTCCGGTACGCACGCGAGGCGTTCGGCCCGGAGGTGCTGCTCTTCATCAACGACTACAACTCCGAGTACCCGGACAAGCGCGCGCCGTACCTTCGGCTCGTCACGGACCTCCTCGCGCAGGGCGTGCCCGTCGACGGGGTCGGGCACCAGCTGCACGTGGAGGTCGGCCGCTCGATCGCCATGATCGAGGACACGATCGAGGCCTTCGAGGCGCTCGACGTCACGCAGGCGGTCACCGAGCTCGACGTCTCGACGTACCGCGACGCCGGCGAGTCCTGGGGCGCACCGCCGGCCGACCGGCTGCTCGAGCAGGGCTACTACTACCGCGACGTGTTCGCGATGCTCGAGCGCCACGCGTCGTCGCTGACGTCCGTCACGGTGTGGGGGCTGGAGGACTCGCGCACGTGGCTGCGCGCGGGCGCCGCGCCGCTGCTGTTCGACGGCGCCCTGCAGGTCAAGCCGGCGTACTGGGGGATCGTCGACCCCTCCCGCATCGAGCCGACGCCGACGCCGACGGTCACGCCGACGCGGACGCCCACGCCGACGCCCACGCCGACGCCCACGCCCACGCCGACGGTCACGCCGACGCCCACGCCCACGCCCACGGTCACGCGCACACCGACGCCGACACCGACGCCCACGCCGACGCCGTCCGCCACCTGCCGCGTCGCGTACACGACCCACGACTGGAGCACCGGCTTCACGGCGGGCGTGCGCATCACCCACACCGGGACGGTGCCCCTCGACGGCTGGTCGCTGACGTTCACGTTCCCCGGCGGCCAGCGCGTCACGCAGGGCTGGTCGGCCACGTGGTCCCAGGCCGGCGCGACCGTCACCGCCACCAACGCCGCCTGGAACGGTGCGCTGAGGCCGGGCGCCTCGGTCGACATCGGCTTCAACGGGACGCACGGCGGCGCCAACCCGCGGCCCACCTCGTTCGCGCTCGACGGCACCCCCTGCACGGTGGCCTGA
- the pntB gene encoding Re/Si-specific NAD(P)(+) transhydrogenase subunit beta yields MLTSLAQAVYLVAALLFVLSLAGLSKQETARRGNLLGMGGMGLALLATVLLAADVSERPVPVTLLLIAMALAIGAVVGTWRARSVEMTQMPEMIAILHSFVGLAAVLVGYNSFLTEEPDAVHLVEVFLGVLIGAVTFTGSVVAFLKLSGRTRSAPLTLPGRNLLNLGALVLSGGLLAWFLAAPSVLPLLLMTLVALALGWHLVAAIGGGDMPVVVSMLNSYSGWAAAAAGFMLGNDLLIVVGALVGSSGAILSWLMCKAMNRSFVSVILGGYGAEGGTVVAGGAQEHGEHRETTAAEVADMLREARTVVITPGYGMAVAKAQYPVADLTARLRARGVDVRFAVHPVAGRLPGHMNVLLAEAKVPYDIVLEMDEINGDLAQTDVVLVIGANDTVNPAALDDPTSPIAGMPVLEVWKAKQVVVFKRSMATGYAGVQNPLFFRENTVMLFGDAKDQVERIVAPLTAG; encoded by the coding sequence GTGCTCACGTCCCTGGCGCAGGCCGTGTACCTGGTCGCGGCGCTCCTGTTCGTCCTGTCCCTCGCGGGCCTGAGCAAGCAGGAGACGGCCCGGCGCGGCAACCTGCTCGGTATGGGCGGGATGGGCCTGGCCCTGCTCGCGACCGTGCTGCTGGCGGCCGACGTCTCCGAGCGGCCCGTCCCCGTGACGCTCCTGCTGATCGCGATGGCCCTGGCCATCGGCGCCGTCGTCGGCACGTGGCGCGCACGCAGCGTCGAGATGACGCAGATGCCCGAGATGATCGCGATCCTGCACTCGTTCGTCGGGCTCGCGGCCGTGCTCGTCGGCTACAACTCCTTCCTCACCGAGGAGCCGGACGCCGTGCACCTCGTCGAGGTGTTCCTCGGCGTGCTCATCGGTGCCGTCACGTTCACGGGCTCGGTCGTCGCGTTCCTCAAGCTGTCCGGGCGCACCCGGTCCGCGCCCCTGACCCTGCCGGGCCGCAACCTGCTCAACCTCGGCGCGCTCGTGCTGTCCGGCGGGCTGCTCGCGTGGTTCCTCGCGGCGCCGTCGGTGCTGCCGCTCCTGCTCATGACGCTCGTCGCGCTCGCGCTCGGCTGGCACCTCGTGGCCGCGATCGGCGGCGGCGACATGCCCGTCGTCGTGTCGATGCTCAACTCGTACTCGGGCTGGGCTGCCGCCGCGGCCGGGTTCATGCTCGGCAACGACCTGCTCATCGTCGTCGGTGCGCTCGTCGGCTCGTCCGGCGCGATCCTGTCGTGGCTCATGTGCAAGGCGATGAACCGGTCGTTCGTCTCCGTGATCCTCGGCGGCTACGGCGCCGAGGGCGGCACGGTCGTGGCGGGCGGCGCGCAGGAGCACGGCGAGCACCGTGAGACCACGGCGGCGGAGGTCGCCGACATGCTCCGCGAGGCGCGCACCGTCGTCATCACGCCCGGCTACGGCATGGCCGTGGCGAAGGCGCAGTACCCCGTGGCCGACCTGACCGCGCGCCTGCGCGCCCGGGGCGTCGACGTGCGGTTCGCGGTGCACCCCGTCGCGGGGCGCCTGCCCGGCCACATGAACGTGCTGCTCGCCGAGGCGAAGGTGCCCTACGACATCGTGCTCGAGATGGACGAGATCAACGGCGACCTGGCGCAGACCGACGTCGTCCTCGTCATCGGCGCGAACGACACCGTCAACCCCGCGGCGCTCGACGACCCCACCTCGCCGATCGCCGGGATGCCCGTGCTCGAGGTGTGGAAGGCCAAGCAGGTCGTCGTGTTCAAGCGGTCGATGGCCACCGGGTACGCCGGGGTGCAGAACCCGCTGTTCTTCCGGGAGAACACCGTGATGCTGTTCGGCGACGCGAAGGACCAGGTGGAGCGCATCGTCGCGCCGCTGACGGCGGGGTGA
- a CDS encoding Re/Si-specific NAD(P)(+) transhydrogenase subunit alpha codes for MRIGVPREHRPGERLVAATPRTVAALRDLGYDVVVERGAGSGATFADAAYEAAGARVADAADVWASDVVTAVHPPRAEDVEHLRPGAVLVAMMQPFADPGLAARLAVRGVTGLALDAVPRISRAQALDVLSTLSNVAGYRAVIEAAEEFGGMFTGQVTAAGKTPPARVFVIGAGVAGLAAIGTAGSLGAQVRAFDVRPEVGEQIESMGAQFVRAEGAAQEVSSDGYARELTADQERLTGAMYAEQTAWADVVVTTALVRGTAPTTITAEMVAAMRPGSVVVDLAASGGGNCELTVPGERVVTANGVVVLGWTDLPSRMPQHTSQLFGTNIVHLMALLTPGKDGTVVLDLDDPVQRGMTVAHAGDVLWPPPPVAVSALPAPPAAPAPVETSEQAAARAAATQADARRRSQRRSVLYALAAVLATLALTAAPASFVGHATVFALAVVVGYYVISHVSHSLHTPLMATTNAISGIILVGALLQIGDDSWVVTTLAFVAATVAAINIFGGFLVANRMITMFRKEA; via the coding sequence ATGAGGATCGGCGTCCCACGCGAGCACCGGCCGGGGGAGCGGCTCGTCGCCGCGACACCCCGCACGGTCGCCGCCCTGCGGGACCTGGGGTACGACGTCGTGGTCGAGCGCGGCGCCGGCAGCGGCGCGACCTTCGCCGACGCGGCGTACGAGGCGGCCGGCGCCCGGGTCGCCGACGCCGCCGACGTGTGGGCGAGCGACGTCGTCACCGCGGTGCACCCACCGCGGGCCGAGGACGTCGAGCACCTGCGCCCCGGCGCCGTCCTCGTCGCGATGATGCAGCCCTTCGCCGACCCCGGTCTGGCCGCGCGCCTCGCGGTGCGCGGCGTGACGGGCCTCGCGCTCGACGCGGTGCCGCGCATCTCCCGCGCGCAGGCGCTCGACGTGCTCTCGACCCTGTCGAACGTCGCCGGGTACCGGGCCGTGATCGAGGCCGCCGAGGAGTTCGGCGGCATGTTCACCGGCCAGGTCACCGCGGCGGGCAAGACCCCGCCGGCACGCGTGTTCGTGATCGGGGCGGGGGTCGCGGGGCTCGCGGCGATCGGCACGGCCGGCAGCCTCGGCGCGCAGGTGCGCGCGTTCGACGTGCGGCCGGAGGTCGGCGAGCAGATCGAGTCGATGGGCGCGCAGTTCGTGCGCGCCGAGGGCGCCGCGCAGGAGGTGTCGTCGGACGGGTACGCGCGCGAGCTCACGGCCGACCAGGAGCGCCTGACCGGTGCGATGTACGCCGAGCAGACCGCGTGGGCCGACGTCGTCGTCACGACCGCACTGGTGCGCGGCACGGCCCCGACGACCATCACCGCGGAGATGGTGGCCGCGATGCGCCCGGGGTCGGTGGTCGTCGACCTGGCCGCGTCCGGCGGCGGCAACTGCGAGCTCACCGTGCCCGGCGAGCGGGTCGTCACGGCGAACGGCGTCGTGGTCCTCGGCTGGACGGACCTGCCGAGCCGCATGCCGCAGCACACGTCGCAGCTGTTCGGCACGAACATCGTCCACCTCATGGCGCTGCTGACGCCCGGCAAGGACGGCACGGTCGTCCTGGACCTCGACGACCCGGTGCAGCGCGGCATGACCGTCGCGCACGCCGGCGACGTGCTCTGGCCGCCGCCGCCCGTGGCCGTCTCGGCGCTGCCCGCGCCGCCCGCCGCGCCCGCACCGGTCGAGACGTCCGAGCAGGCGGCCGCACGCGCCGCGGCCACGCAGGCGGACGCCCGCCGCCGGTCGCAGCGCCGCAGCGTCCTGTACGCGCTCGCGGCGGTGCTCGCGACGCTCGCGCTCACGGCGGCACCGGCATCGTTCGTGGGCCACGCGACGGTCTTCGCGCTCGCGGTGGTCGTCGGCTACTACGTCATCTCGCACGTGAGCCACTCGCTGCACACGCCGCTGATGGCCACCACCAACGCGATCAGCGGGATCATCCTCGTCGGCGCGCTGCTGCAGATCGGCGACGACTCCTGGGTCGTCACCACGCTGGCGTTCGTCGCCGCGACGGTGGCGGCGATCAACATCTTCGGCGGGTTCCTCGTCGCGAACCGCATGATCACCATGTTCCGCAAGGAGGCCTGA